The proteins below are encoded in one region of Bombus vancouverensis nearcticus chromosome 8, iyBomVanc1_principal, whole genome shotgun sequence:
- the dbe gene encoding KRR1 small subunit processome component homolog dbe, with protein MRDSENEDGPKVTGPVDNAWSLKIPSFKPEDNPHRLLEESSFATLFPKYREQYLKEHWPLIQKSLDEHAIKAELDLIEGSMSVKTTRKTWDPYIIIKARDMLKLMSRSVPFEQAMRVLQDDIGSDIIKISSFVRNREKFVKRRQRLIGPKGCTLKSIELLTNCYVVVQGQTVAALGPYKGLIQVRRIVEDTMKNIHPIYNIKALMIKRELAKDPKLKNENWERFLPKFNSKNISKRKQPRNKKEKKPYTPFPPPQQESKVDKMIASGEYFLKEEQKIAKRKREQDIRHQEAEKKRQERRAEAFVPPEEQSKEKKEQNNEINLDEFKKKVKKALKKRGGQS; from the coding sequence ATGAGGGATTCCGAAAATGAAGATGGCCCTAAAGTAACGGGACCAGTGGACAATGCCTGGTCGTTAAAAATTCCATCTTTTAAGCCCGAGGATAATCCACATCGTTTACTCGAAGAAAGTTCGTTCGCGACTTTGTTTCCAAAATATAGAGAACAATACTTAAAGGAACATTGGCCGTTAATTCAAAAATCTTTGGATGAACATGCAATCAAGGCCGAATTGGACCTCATCGAAGGTAGTATGTCTGTGAAGACCACCAGAAAAACTTGGGATCCGTATATCATAATTAAAGCTCGTGACATGCTCAAACTCATGTCCAGATCTGTTCCTTTTGAGCAAGCAATGAGAGTACTTCAAGACGATATTGGCTCAGATATCATAAAGATATCATCTTTTGTAAGAAACAGAGAAAAGTTTGTCAAGAGACGACAGAGGCTCATAGGACCAAAAGGATGTACCTTGAAATCCATCGAATTGTTAACAAATTGTTATGTCGTTGTACAGGGACAGACAGTGGCTGCATTGGGACCTTACAAAGGTCTTATTCAAGTGAGGCGTATTGTGGAAGATACTATGAAAAATATTCATCCTATTTACAACATTAAAGCATTGATGATTAAGAGAGAGTTGGCGAAAGATCCTAAactgaaaaatgaaaattggGAAAGATTTTTGCCTAAATTCAACAGTAAGAATATTAGCAAGAGGAAGCAACctaggaataagaaagaaaagaaaccgtATACTCCGTTCCCACCCCCGCAACAGGAAAGCAAGGTAGACAAGATGATAGCTTCCGGGGAATATTTCTTGAAGGAAGAGCAAAAGATAgccaagagaaagagagaacagGACATCAGGCACCAGGAGGCTGAGAAGAAGAGGCAAGAACGCAGAGCAGAAGCATTTGTACCTCCAGAAGAAcaatcaaaagaaaagaaagaacagaATAATGAGATAAATTTGGATGAGTTTAAAAAGAAAGTTAAAAAGGCGTTGAAAAAACGTGGTGGCCAGTCGTAG